AGAAGCAGGTGTCGCCAGCTCATCAGATACCGCGTTATGAATCACGCCCATGCCTTTCAATAATTCGCGCATGTGATTAGCACCACCGCCCGACGCTGCCTGATAAGTCATAGAGCTCACCCAATCCACCAAACCAGCATGGAACAAGCCACCTACGCCCATCAACATAATGGAGTTAGTGCAGTTGCCGCCAATAAAGTTCTTAACACCTTTTTTCAGCGCAGCATCAATAACACCCTGATTGACCGGATCAAGCACGATAATAGCGTCATCTTCCATACGCAGGCTTGAAGCCGCGTCGATCCAGTAACCATTCCAACCGGATGAGCGCAGTTTCGGGAAAATCTCATTGGTGTAATCACCGCCCTGACAGGTAACAATCACATCCAGCTGCATCAAATCATCAACCGAGTAAGCATCTTTCAATGCGGGCAAACCGGCAGCCACAGCAGGTGCGGCACCACCGACATTAGAAGTAGTAAAAAATACGGATTCGATATCGGCAAAATCATTTTCTGCTTGCATACGCTCCATGAGTACGGAGCCCACCATGCCACGCCAGCCTACAAAACCTACTTTCATGTCTATCTCTCTTTCAATTCATAAAACTATTGATTATGCCAGCGCTGCAACAACGGCATCGCCCATTTGCGAGGTAGATACTTTAGTCGTACCTTCGGTATAGATATCTGCGGTGCGGAAACCTTGATCCAGCACCTTGCCGACTGCAACCTCGATAGCATCTGCTACTTGAGGATATCCGAGTGAATAGCGCAACATCATGGATACCGACAGAATGGTTGCCAAGGGGTTGGCAATGCCCTGCCCGGCAATATCGGGCGCAGAGCCATGACATGGTTCATACATACCGCGACCATCTTTATCCAACGACGCTGAGGGCAACATACCAATTGAGCCCGTCAACATGGCTGCCGCATCGGACAAAATATCACCAAACATATTACCAGTCACCAATACATCGAACTGTTTTGGTGCGCGCACAAGCTGCATAGCCGCGTTATCCACGTACATATGCGACAACTCGACGTCCGGATACTCTTTATGCAGTGTATCCATGACCTCGCGCCACAACATGGTTGCTTCAAGCACGTTCGCTTTATCGACCGAGCATACCTTGCGATTACGCTTGCGCGCCATTTCAAATGCGGTGCGACCAATACGAATAATTTCGCTTTCGGAGTATTTATAGGTGTTGTAGCCTTCGCGCTCGCCGTTTTCCAGCACACGAATACCACGCGGCTCACCAAAGTAGATGCCGCCTGCCAACTCGCGCACTATCAAAATGTCCAAGCCAGAAACCACTTCTGGCTTCAGCGAGGAGGCATCAACCAATTGTGGATACAACAGCGCCGGACGCAGGTTTGCATACAGACCTAATTGCGAGCGAATCTTTAACAATCCCTTTTCAGGGCGAATGGAGCGATCCAGTTTATCCCACTTGGGGCCACCAACGGCGCCCAACAAAATCGCATCGGCTTGGCGTGCGCGTTCAAGGGTAGAATCAGCCAAAGGAACGCCATGCACATCAATCGCACAACCACCCATTAATTCGTTTTCAAAGGTCAGGCCCAAATCGAACTTGGCATTGACAACATCCAGCACCTTACGCGCTTCGCGCACGATTTCCGGCCCGATCCCATCACCTTCCAAAATTAAAATATGTTTACCCACAAGCATCTCCATCAAAAGAATTCTTATTTAACCACATCAAACAACCAAGGCGCCTCTACGCGCTTTTTCGCCTCGTAAGCGCGAATGGCGTCAGCTTGCTCAAGTGTGAGACCTATATCATCCAAACCATTCAACAGGCAATGTTTACGAAACTCATCAATCTCAAAGGCAAAACTTTCACCACTTGGAGTCTTAACCAGTTGCGATGCCAAATCGATAGTCAATTGGTAGCCTTCAGAGGCATACATTTCTGTAAACAATTGATCGACAATTTTCTCATCCAGAACAATAGGCAACAAACCATTTTTAAAGCAGTTATTAAAGAAAATATCGGCAAAGCTGGGCGCAATCACCGAACGGAACCCATAGTCATCCAACGCCCAAGGCGCATGTTCACGACTGGAGCCACAACCGAAATTTTCGCGCGATAACAACACAGTTGCGCCTTGGTAACGCGCAAAATTCAGTGGAAATTCCGGATTAATCGGGCGACCTTCGCAACTTTGATCTGGCTTACCCTCATCGAGATAACGCAATTCATCAAACAGGTTTTTTCCGAAACCGGTACGTTTAATCGATTTCAAAAATTGCTTGGGAATAATCATATCAGTATCGACATTAGCGCGATCCATAGGAGCGGCAATGCCTTGCAATACAGTAAAACTTTTCATGGCTGTCTCCTATTGATTAGTTGAATGTGCGCACATCGACAAAATGACCGGCAATTGCCGCCGCCGCCGCCATCGCCGGACTCACTAAATGAGTGCGACCGCCGTAGCCCTGACGCCCTTCAAAATTACGGTTAGAGGTAGATGCACAATGCTCTCCGGCCCCCAACTTGTCGGCATTCATTGCCAAGCACATAGAACAACCTGGCTCGCGCCACTCCAATCCCGCGGCGATGAAGATTTTATCCAAGCCTTCCGCCTCCGCCTGCGCTTTCACTGCACCAGAACCGGGAACCACTATCGCTTCTTTTACTGACGCTGCCTTGGTGCGCCCCTTTACTACTTCCGCCGCCGCACGAATATCCTCAATGCGCGAGTTGGTGCAGGAGCCAATAAACACACGATCCACATGGATAGAAGTAATTGGCTGATTGGCTTGCAAACCCATGTATTCCAATGCACGAATCATATCTTTACGCTTTACGGGGTCCGCTTCACTGGCAGGATCCGGCACCCTATCCTCGACAGAAACTACCATCTCCGGCGAAGTACCCCAGCTCACTTGCGGCTTGATATCCGCACCGTTTATTTCTACAACCGCATCAAAATGCGCACCTTCATCGCTGACATAGTTTTTCCAGTCAGCAACCGCCTTCTCCCACAAATCACCTTTCGGCGCATAGGTACGGCCTTTCACATAATCAATCGTGGTTTGATCGACTGCCACCATCCCGGCACGTGCGCCCGCTTCGATCGCCATGTTGCACACGGTCATGCGCCCTTCCATGCTCATATCGCGAAATACCTGGCCACCAAATTCAACGGCATAACCTGTACCACCAGCGGTACCAATTTTAGCGATGATGGCGAGCACCACATCTTTTGGCGTCACACCAAGACCGAGCCTACCCTCAACCTTGATCAGCATGTTTTTCATCTTTTTTGCAACCAAACATTGGGTTGCCATTACGTGCTCAACTTCACTGGTACCAATACCGTGAGCCAATGCACCCAACGCACCATTGGTTGCTGTGTGAGAGTCGCCGCACACAACTGTCATACCGGGCAAGCAAGCACCGGTTTCCGGGCCTACCACATGCACAATCCCCTGACGGTTATCGTTGATTTTGAACTCGACAATACCGAACTCATCGCAGTTGTCGTCCAAGGTTTGCACCTGAATCAATGACACCGGATCCTCAATTCCCTTAACACCATGTGCACGTTCTTTCTGGGTTGTAGGAACGTTGTGATCCGGCGTAGCAAGGATCGAATCCACACGCCAAGGCTTGCGACCAGCAAGGCGCAGACCATCAAATGCCTGCGGAGATGTCACTTCATGGACGATATGGCGATCGATATAGATAAGCGCGGAGCCATCGTCGCGCTGTTGCACGAGGTGGGCATCCCAAAGTTTGTCGTAAAGCGTTTTCGCGGTCATGGTGAATCTCCAATGTCGGCTTGCACGGTATTTATCTGGATTATCAGGCACTACCTGATTATCACTCTATGGCAGTGATAGTACGTTCAAGCAACCCATAAAACAAATTTATCTTTTTTATATATTGCATTCCATAAAGGAATGAATTAAAAAGCCCCAATGGATACACAACACCTGCAAGCCTTTGTCGCCATCGCCGAAACCGGCTCCTTCTCTGCAGCTGCAGAGCGGCTTCACCTCACCCAGCCGGCCATCAGCAAACGAATTGCCTTGCTGGAGGAGCAATTAAAGTCGCCACTGTTTGATCGTATAGGCAGGCAGATTGCGCTAACCCAGGCTGGTCAGGTTTTATTAAGCAAAGCCATATTAATATTGAGTGAAGTGACAGCCGCACAGCGTGCTATCGCAGACCTGAAAGGCGAAGTGGAAGGCAAGCTGAGCATTGCGACCAGTCACCATGTAGGCCTTCATTATTTACCACCGTTTTTACGTGAATTCTCAACGCAATTCCCACAGGTAAAGCTGGATTTGCACTTTTTGGATTCGGAGCAAGCTTATTATGAAATACTCCAAGGCAGATTCGACCTCGCCATCATCACGCTCGCGCTTGAGCAAGACTCGCGACTCAAAAGCCACAACCTCTGGCACGACCAACTCCACTTCGTCGCGGCGCCAACCCACCCCCTCGCCGCGCAACAGAATCTTCAGCTGGCCGATTTAAGCCGCCACCCTGCCGTAATGCCGGACACCAATACCTATACAACCCAGCTAATCAGCAAGCTTTTTGAGGCGCAGGCGGCAACACTGGATATAGGTATGGTTTCAAATCACCTCGACACGATTAAAATGCTGCTCAGCATCGGACTTGGCTGGGGCGTATTACCCAAACGTATTTTGGACAGCGAATTGGTGATTCTAAATGTGGCGCACGAACCCATTATGCGCCCACTAGGTTGTATACATCATAGCCAGCGCTCCTTGAATAACGCTGCCAGCATGTTCCTGCAGCTGCTGCAACGGGATCAACACCAGCCACTTCCACCAACACATCAATGAAAAACTGCGTATAAACACACTATTGTCACGCGCAGTTCTTTACACTAGCGTCGCCTCAACTTCAGCAAAAGGAACACACAATGAAATTACTCTCTCCCCTCGTTACCCGCTCACTGGGTGCAATGTCGCTCATCATTGCAAGCCATGCCAGCGCCGATACTATTTTTGGCATTTATGCCGGTGCAGGCAGTTGGCAAAGTGAGTACAGCGGCAGCGCCGGTGACCCATCAGCCAGCATGGATGAACTGGGCTTTGATAAAAACAACAACACTTTTTACTATGTTGCGCTTGAGCACCCAATCCCCCTGATTCCCAATATCAAGCTGCAACAAAATGACATTAGCAGCCGCCAAACCGGCACATTAACTAGCGACTTCATCTTGAATAATGAGTCTTTTGGCCCTGGCAGCATCGCTACTGATTTTGACCTGAGCTACACCGATGCTGTGCTCTACTACGAAATACTGGATAACTGGCTGAATCTGGACTTGGGTATCACTGTACGTAAATACTCCGGTGAATTACAGGCACGGGCAGACGCCAGAACTGACACAGTAGATGTTGATGTGACCCTGCCACTAGGCTATGCCCGCTTCCAGTTTGATTTGCCACTGACCGGTTTCTCTGCCGGTGTTGAAGCCAACATCATCAAATACAAAGACAACTCAGTGTCTGACTACAGCGCCAAAATCAGCTATATGTTCGATTCGGCCCTGGATCTGGGACTTGAAGTGGGTTACAAGACCGCATCGATTAAAATCGATGAAGACGATGTGATTACTGATATCCGCTTGAAAGGCCCCTACGCAGCCGCTATTTTCCATTTCTAAGCACAAAAAAACGATTCACAAAAAAGCCTCGCTATTGCGAGGCTTTTTTGTGTAGCGCAGCGATAAAATCACAACGCACCCAACTGCAAATAAAAATTGTAATCGCCACTGAAGGTAAAACCATACCCCAAATACAAGGGACCCAAGGGAGTTTCTCCACCCAGGTAAACGACGGCAGAGTCCAGCCAAGTGTCGCTGGTGGCAAGCGTATAAACTTGTTCCAGCCGCGCGCCCTCTATACCAATCCCGAGACGTAAATCACCATTCAAGCCCAGCGGCATGCGCCCCATAATACGTTCTGCACGCACATGCGCATAGAAGGCATCGTCACCTAATATTTGATTGCTTGCGTACCCGGACATATTCAAGAAACCGCCCAACATAACTGCATCGTAAACAGGTAACGCCCCTCTTAATGACGTGATATGAGCAGCGCGCGCGCCAAAAACAAATTGATCAAGTTTGTAAGCGGCCCCCAGATCCAGCGATAGTTTTTGATATTCCTCATCACCCTGGGAGTCAAAGTAACTAATATCAGCACGCCACCCGTGCGATGGAAAATATAAACGGTTGCGCCGGTCCAGATTTAATTCATAAATAATACCGCCGTATCGCTCATACACATCCGGAAGCACAATTGCACTGATATCCGCACTGCCCCGCATGTGATATTCCCGCCATCCCAGTTTTGATTGGCCATAAACGCCAAAATTCTTCCCCAGGGCAAGCTCATAATAGGAAGTATCCAGCGTGTACTCGGCAACTTGATGCGCATCACTGTAGATACCAATGGCATCGCGCTTTCTGAAATAGAGTGGCTCAACAAAAAAGCTCTGATTCGGCATAAGCGGCTGATAAAAATTTAACTCCATGGAGGGTTTTCCACCCACATCTACAGTGGCAAAAAATTCGCCTCCATAGGAATTGAGCCAAGTATTACGATAGGCCCCACGCGCATTAAAGCTGGAACCTTGTCGGTACTCATTGTCGATGGCAAAGCCGAAGGTTAAATAATCCGAGCCCCAATCACGCTCCCGCACAAGGATTTCCAATACATTGCGCTCATCGCGGCGAACAACCCGGTAATCGACGCTGTCGTAAAAGCCGTCGCCGTAGGTGCGGATCAAATCCTGCTCAAGCAACGCGCGGTCCAGCACATGCTTCTCTTGTTGCTGAATGTGCCTGGCCACATAGTCGGGATGCACACGCTTTGTCGGTGCAATCGCAATCTCATCAATGACCGGTGCATCGCGTACCGGATTGCGCCGCTTTTGTCCCCACAGCGCGTAAGCGTTGGCACTCACCGACAGCTCGCGCAAGGCAGCGCGCTGCCGCTCTGCTGCTACCCTTCCAGTTGCCGCTGCCTCCTCATAACGTGCAAAATCCGAGGCGCGAATATCGCCCAATTCCGGCGCGATGTAGATATCGACACCCGTCAAGGTCGATAGTGAGCGTTCAACGTTCTGCTTGGTCAAAATACCAATCATCTGCGCAGTCACACTGAGTAGCGATCCAACATTCTCCGGTGAGCGCAGGGGCGACCCGACATTAACAACAATAACGCGATCCGCTTTACAGAGATCCCGCGCCACATCAACCGGCACGTTATCAACCAAGCCACCATCGACCAATTTACGCCCCTGATACTCCACTGGCGACATTAATCCCGGTACCGACATACTTGCCCGCATCGCTTGGGTAAGACTACCCTCGCGGAATACAACCCGCTCGCCAGTGCCGATATCCGTTGCCACTATCGCCAAGGGAATAGATAACTGCTCAATGTTCCGCTCGCCGAGATCCTCATCAACCAACTGATTGAAAAACAGCTTTATCTTTTCGCCGGCAACTACCCCCGGCTGAATTTGAAACCCTCGCTCGGACAAGCCAATCTGCGTACCCGCCAGATAGCGCCGGCTCACTCGTTTTTGGCGATAACTCAATTGCGAGTAATCCGCCAAATCCAGGAAAATATCGGTCCAATCCGCTTCAGAGAGCTTTTCGCGCATCATTTTTGGGGACAAACCTGCCGCATAGGAACCGGCAACCAGCCCCCCCATACTGGTCCCCACAATACAATCCACCGGGACACGCTCTTGCTCAAGCACCTCAAGAACGCCTATATGTGCAGCGCCACGGGCACCACCACCACCTAACACAAGCGCTATTCGTTCCGGCTCTGCCATCACCATCGCCGCATCACCCAAGAGCAGCAACCAACTTATTGCCAGTAGTTTTTTCATCTGGTCTCGATTTTCCTTATGTACACAAAAGGCATTTGGATTCTGCACTGCAAAAAATGCAAAGAATTACCCACAAGGCTACCATAGCAAATATTTCATAAGATGCTGATGGCAAGCACGACCTGCTCATTTATTAACCTACATTTTGGCCATTTAGCTACCAACATATCCGATAGCAACAGCATCTGGAGGATATATCTCCCTAAATTAGGGGTAAATTGAGGATTAATGAAATAGCACTGGTTTATTTTTAAAACAAATAAACTAAACATCCCAAACATTAGCCAATAACCAGAGTATTTGTCTTTATTTATTAGCTTAATTAAAAAAAGCATCCCACTTTTTGACCATCCTTCGGTAGAATGGCCTACGAATTATGAATTTCCAGGAAGCCATGACCATGCCCCAAACACAAGTTGATGACCTCAATGTGGTCTCACAAGAACTGCTGATTTCCCCAGCAGTGTTAAAACACAAAATTCCCCTGACAGAAAAAGCACGGGATGTTGTTACCCAAGGCCGTGAGGTTGTACGCAATATCCTTGATCGCAAGGATCACCGCATTTTTGTCGTGATCGGCCCCTGCTCGATTCACGATGTAGCCGCCGCCAAAGATTACGCCCAGCGCCTGAAAAAATTAGCCGACGAAGTGAGTGACACTATTTATGTAGTGATGCGCGTCTATTTTGAAAAACCGCGCACCACCGTGGGCTGGAAAGGCCTGATCAACGACCCCTACTTGGATGACTCCTTCAAGATTGAAGAAGGATTACACATTGGTCGACAACTGCTGCTGGACATCGCCGAGCTAGGCCTGCCAGCGGCAACAGAGGCACTGGACCCGATTTCGCCGCAATACTTGCACGACCTGATCAGTTGGTCTGCTATTGGTGCCCGCACCACAGAGTCACAGACGCACCGCGAAATGGCGAGTGGCCTCTCCTCTGCAGTAGGTTTCAAAAATGGTACCGATGGTGGTTTGACCGTAGCGATCAACGCGCTGCAGTCGGTCTCCAAGCCGCACCGCTTCCTGGGCATCAACACTGAAGGTCAGGTAGCCATTATCCACACGCGCGGCAACGGCTATGGCCATGTAGTACTGCGCGGAGGCAACGGCAAACCCAACTACGACTCCGTCAGCGTTGCGGCGTGCGAGCAAGAGCTGGCTAAAGCTAAAGTCGTTCCCAACATCATGGTCGATTGCAGCCACGCCAACTCAAACAAAAACCATGAACTGCAAACACTGGTTATGGAAAATGTTGCCAACCAAATTCTGGAGGGCAACAACTCGATTATCGGCCTGATGGTGGAAAGTAATATTGGCGCGGGCAATCAAAATATTCCCGCCAATCTGTGCGACCTGAAATACGGTGTATCAGTTACTGATGCATGTATTGACTGGGAAACCACCGAAAACAGCCTGCGCAAAATGCGCGACACCATCAAAGAGGCACTGGTAAAAAGAGCGCAAGCCTGATTACTGGAAGCCTCCCGAAAAGCGGTCATTTGTGGCCGCTTTTTTGTTTATAGGATCTCTGTATGAGCGTTAGCTCACTCACAGATTGTTAAATTTACCGACACAAAATCAAGCACTTCTCTGGCCTTTTCACTGACTGACTGTTAGATTCCCCACTCAATGACTATTGGGATCAGCCTCCTCCCACGCAAATCCGCGTCACCATGAAGAGTTTATTATGGCATCCAGTCACCCCCTAAAAACACCAATCACCAAACCCGACCAGTCTCTTACCTCCGCTGGAAGCTCTGCCGTGGTGAAAGCAGTGGCAATGGGTGAGTTGGTATTGAGTGTTAGTACTATGCTGGGTTGCGATTATATTTTTGTCAGCCATATTGGCCCTCATGCACTACTGAGCCAGCAACATTTGCACCGGACAATACGTGAGCTACTGGACATGTTAGACACCTCGCCCCGGCAAAGCTTGATTGTCAGCGCGGATGAACGGCTCGATGGACAGCTCAGTTTCACGCGTTACGACTATATTTGGGAAAATCGCAAAGTAGTTCGGGTAAGCCCCACCCTCATCAGCAATCAGGAACAAATCGATTTCATGCAGATGATGTTTGATTGCAGCTCTACCTGCTAAACAACTCTTACCGTTTCTTAAGTAGCACCCCTCGACTCCATAGCCTAAACTCAAGCACATCACTATAAACAGGTACGATAGAGACCTGTATTCATCGGCAATTATCCGGTCAAGCTGTTGCACAATGGTTCTGTGAATTGAACCGGCACAATGCTGGCTGCGCGTTACTGCGCGCTATAATCAGTCAACTCTTGACGAGTAGTTTTTATGCCCAACACCATCCGTAAAATGGCCTGCCTGTTTTTAGGCCTTTTTGTCTTGCTCGCCATACCCTCACAGGCTTTTGCCAAACAGAAGACGGTTATCACCAACATGAAGTCCAATGTGCAAACCGACTACATGAACGGCTTGCTAAAACTGGCGCTATCTTATTCAACAACAGACTATGTTTATAGCTCTACGCCTGAGGTTTACTCACGACCACGGGTAATGGAGTCGGTAAAATCAGGCAGTATTTCCGTTATGTGGGGCGGCACATCGGAAGAAATGGAGCAGGATTTCATTCCCGTCAGAATTGACGCCTACCGGGGGCTGATGAATCACCGCCTCTTTTTTATCCGCCAAGGTGATCAAGCACGCTTCGACAATATCAATACACTCGAAGACCTTAAAACGATAAAGCTAGGCCAAGGGCGCAGTTGGCAAGATGCCTCTATTTTGGAAAGTGCCGGCCTTGATGTTGTTAAAGCCACCAAAAAACCCAGCCTTTACTACATGCTGGATGGTGGGCGTTTTGACGCATTCCCCCGCGGCGCTAACGAAGTTTGGACTGAGCTCAGCGCCTTTCCTGATTTGCCGCTAACTGTAGAAAAACGGCTGGTACTGATTTATCCGCTACCGACCTATTTTTTTGTAACACCTAAAGATCCGGAATTGGCCAAAGATATAGAAGACGGACTTGAAGCCGCCATCAAAGATGGCGCCTTTGATAAATATTTTTACAGCAGCCCGGAAGTTCAAGAGGCATTGCAAAAAGCAGATCTACCCAACCGTCGAGCCATACGCATTAACAACCCCTACCTACCTAAAGCAACACCCTTGGACAGGAAGGAACTATGGCTGGATTTAACACGCAACACCCCTGCCAATATCATAACTGAGGAGAATAGCACGGAAGATTCGCCTCCCTCCGACGAATAATGGACGGGGGCAGCAACAAGCCTTGCCCCTGTAAAAAGAAACTTTTCCGCAAAAACAGACTCACATTAACTGTCAGCACCGCGTCGTTTACGGTGCTGATACTGCTTTTACTCCCCCATTTCCGCTATTATGAGAGAAATAAGGGGTTATCCCCCTCTACTTGGCCCCGCTACTTTCGCTTGCGTGTTTTTGACCTTTTGAGAAGCTCTTTATGCAAATTGCTGTTGTAAGATCGCTAAAATTTACGCTATTCAGTCTTTTGATAAGCCTTGCCCTGCCGGGGTTGGCAACTGTTGCAGAGCTCAAACCTACCGCCGAGCAAAGTAAAGCCGTTGTTGATCTGGTAGAAAAACTCAACAAAGAACACTATCGCGATCAGGAATTCAATGATGCCCTGTCGTCGCGCTATTTTGATGAGTACCTGAAATCACTGGACAGCGCCAAGAATTTTTTCTTGCAAACCGATGTTGCCGAGTTTGAAAAATACCGCAAGACCTTTGATGATGACTACAAAAAGGGGCAACTGGACAATAGCTTTGCCATCTACAATCGCTTCAACAAGCGCATGGTGGAGCGGCTGGAAAAAGTGATTAAAACGCTGGATGATCCCAATACAAAATTTGATTTTGACGTTGAAGAATCCATCGTGATCGACCGCGAAAAAGCAATTTGGCCAGCCAACGCTGCCGAGGCGGATAAACTTTGGCATCAATACCTGAAATCCAATTTACTCAACTCCATGCTCTCCGACAAAACATTGGAAGAGAGTAAAACAACCTTACGCAAGCGCTACGCTAACCAATTGCGTCGCCTGAAGCAGCAAACACCAGAAGAAGCATTCAGTGTAATGATGAATTCACTCACCACACTGTATGATCCCCATACCAATTATTTATCCCCGGAAAATGCCGAGAACTTTGATATCAGCATGTCGCTTGAGCTTCAGGGTATTGGCGCCGTACTGCAGAGCGATGAAGACTACACCAAGGTCAGCAGCTTGGTGGTTGGCGGCCCCGCACAAAAACAAGGTCAACTCAAACCAAACGATAAAATTGTCTCTATCGCACAAGGTGCTGATGGCGAATTTGTCGATGTAGTTGGTTGGCGGCTGGATGAAGTAGTGAAATTAATTCGCGGCCCGAAAGGCACCATTGTGCGCCTGGAAGTTATGC
The nucleotide sequence above comes from Cellvibrio sp. PSBB023. Encoded proteins:
- a CDS encoding 3-deoxy-7-phosphoheptulonate synthase — its product is MPQTQVDDLNVVSQELLISPAVLKHKIPLTEKARDVVTQGREVVRNILDRKDHRIFVVIGPCSIHDVAAAKDYAQRLKKLADEVSDTIYVVMRVYFEKPRTTVGWKGLINDPYLDDSFKIEEGLHIGRQLLLDIAELGLPAATEALDPISPQYLHDLISWSAIGARTTESQTHREMASGLSSAVGFKNGTDGGLTVAINALQSVSKPHRFLGINTEGQVAIIHTRGNGYGHVVLRGGNGKPNYDSVSVAACEQELAKAKVVPNIMVDCSHANSNKNHELQTLVMENVANQILEGNNSIIGLMVESNIGAGNQNIPANLCDLKYGVSVTDACIDWETTENSLRKMRDTIKEALVKRAQA
- a CDS encoding TIGR04219 family outer membrane beta-barrel protein, encoding MKLLSPLVTRSLGAMSLIIASHASADTIFGIYAGAGSWQSEYSGSAGDPSASMDELGFDKNNNTFYYVALEHPIPLIPNIKLQQNDISSRQTGTLTSDFILNNESFGPGSIATDFDLSYTDAVLYYEILDNWLNLDLGITVRKYSGELQARADARTDTVDVDVTLPLGYARFQFDLPLTGFSAGVEANIIKYKDNSVSDYSAKISYMFDSALDLGLEVGYKTASIKIDEDDVITDIRLKGPYAAAIFHF
- a CDS encoding LysR family transcriptional regulator, producing MDTQHLQAFVAIAETGSFSAAAERLHLTQPAISKRIALLEEQLKSPLFDRIGRQIALTQAGQVLLSKAILILSEVTAAQRAIADLKGEVEGKLSIATSHHVGLHYLPPFLREFSTQFPQVKLDLHFLDSEQAYYEILQGRFDLAIITLALEQDSRLKSHNLWHDQLHFVAAPTHPLAAQQNLQLADLSRHPAVMPDTNTYTTQLISKLFEAQAATLDIGMVSNHLDTIKMLLSIGLGWGVLPKRILDSELVILNVAHEPIMRPLGCIHHSQRSLNNAASMFLQLLQRDQHQPLPPTHQ
- the leuB gene encoding 3-isopropylmalate dehydrogenase encodes the protein MGKHILILEGDGIGPEIVREARKVLDVVNAKFDLGLTFENELMGGCAIDVHGVPLADSTLERARQADAILLGAVGGPKWDKLDRSIRPEKGLLKIRSQLGLYANLRPALLYPQLVDASSLKPEVVSGLDILIVRELAGGIYFGEPRGIRVLENGEREGYNTYKYSESEIIRIGRTAFEMARKRNRKVCSVDKANVLEATMLWREVMDTLHKEYPDVELSHMYVDNAAMQLVRAPKQFDVLVTGNMFGDILSDAAAMLTGSIGMLPSASLDKDGRGMYEPCHGSAPDIAGQGIANPLATILSVSMMLRYSLGYPQVADAIEVAVGKVLDQGFRTADIYTEGTTKVSTSQMGDAVVAALA
- a CDS encoding patatin-like phospholipase family protein, with product MKKLLAISWLLLLGDAAMVMAEPERIALVLGGGGARGAAHIGVLEVLEQERVPVDCIVGTSMGGLVAGSYAAGLSPKMMREKLSEADWTDIFLDLADYSQLSYRQKRVSRRYLAGTQIGLSERGFQIQPGVVAGEKIKLFFNQLVDEDLGERNIEQLSIPLAIVATDIGTGERVVFREGSLTQAMRASMSVPGLMSPVEYQGRKLVDGGLVDNVPVDVARDLCKADRVIVVNVGSPLRSPENVGSLLSVTAQMIGILTKQNVERSLSTLTGVDIYIAPELGDIRASDFARYEEAAATGRVAAERQRAALRELSVSANAYALWGQKRRNPVRDAPVIDEIAIAPTKRVHPDYVARHIQQQEKHVLDRALLEQDLIRTYGDGFYDSVDYRVVRRDERNVLEILVRERDWGSDYLTFGFAIDNEYRQGSSFNARGAYRNTWLNSYGGEFFATVDVGGKPSMELNFYQPLMPNQSFFVEPLYFRKRDAIGIYSDAHQVAEYTLDTSYYELALGKNFGVYGQSKLGWREYHMRGSADISAIVLPDVYERYGGIIYELNLDRRNRLYFPSHGWRADISYFDSQGDEEYQKLSLDLGAAYKLDQFVFGARAAHITSLRGALPVYDAVMLGGFLNMSGYASNQILGDDAFYAHVRAERIMGRMPLGLNGDLRLGIGIEGARLEQVYTLATSDTWLDSAVVYLGGETPLGPLYLGYGFTFSGDYNFYLQLGAL
- the leuD gene encoding 3-isopropylmalate dehydratase small subunit, with the translated sequence MKSFTVLQGIAAPMDRANVDTDMIIPKQFLKSIKRTGFGKNLFDELRYLDEGKPDQSCEGRPINPEFPLNFARYQGATVLLSRENFGCGSSREHAPWALDDYGFRSVIAPSFADIFFNNCFKNGLLPIVLDEKIVDQLFTEMYASEGYQLTIDLASQLVKTPSGESFAFEIDEFRKHCLLNGLDDIGLTLEQADAIRAYEAKKRVEAPWLFDVVK
- the asd gene encoding aspartate-semialdehyde dehydrogenase, whose amino-acid sequence is MKVGFVGWRGMVGSVLMERMQAENDFADIESVFFTTSNVGGAAPAVAAGLPALKDAYSVDDLMQLDVIVTCQGGDYTNEIFPKLRSSGWNGYWIDAASSLRMEDDAIIVLDPVNQGVIDAALKKGVKNFIGGNCTNSIMLMGVGGLFHAGLVDWVSSMTYQAASGGGANHMRELLKGMGVIHNAVSDELATPASAILDIDRKVASTIRNDVPREFFPAPLAGGLIPWIDKQLDNGQSKEEWKGQAEVNKILGNTDVIPVDGLCVRIGAMRCHSLALTIKLKKDLPLAEIESIIKSGNDWVKFVPNDRSITEQELTPASITGGLKIGVGRVRKLNMGPEYISAFVIGDQLLWGAAEPLRRMLRILKESK
- the leuC gene encoding 3-isopropylmalate dehydratase large subunit, whose product is MTAKTLYDKLWDAHLVQQRDDGSALIYIDRHIVHEVTSPQAFDGLRLAGRKPWRVDSILATPDHNVPTTQKERAHGVKGIEDPVSLIQVQTLDDNCDEFGIVEFKINDNRQGIVHVVGPETGACLPGMTVVCGDSHTATNGALGALAHGIGTSEVEHVMATQCLVAKKMKNMLIKVEGRLGLGVTPKDVVLAIIAKIGTAGGTGYAVEFGGQVFRDMSMEGRMTVCNMAIEAGARAGMVAVDQTTIDYVKGRTYAPKGDLWEKAVADWKNYVSDEGAHFDAVVEINGADIKPQVSWGTSPEMVVSVEDRVPDPASEADPVKRKDMIRALEYMGLQANQPITSIHVDRVFIGSCTNSRIEDIRAAAEVVKGRTKAASVKEAIVVPGSGAVKAQAEAEGLDKIFIAAGLEWREPGCSMCLAMNADKLGAGEHCASTSNRNFEGRQGYGGRTHLVSPAMAAAAAIAGHFVDVRTFN